The following coding sequences are from one Shewanella eurypsychrophilus window:
- a CDS encoding ribose-phosphate pyrophosphokinase, which yields MPDIKLFAGNATPGLAKKIADRLFCKLGDADVGVFSDGEISVQINENVRGADVFIIQSTCAPTNDNLMELIVMVDALRRASAGRITAVIPYFGYARQDRRVRSARVPITAKVVADFLSSVGVDRVLTCDLHAEQIQGFFDVPVDNVFGSPVLLEDMLAKNLDNPVVVSPDIGGVVRARAIAKLLDDSDLAIIDKRRPKANVSQVMHIIGDVQGRDCIIVDDMIDTGGTLCKAAEALKEHGANRVFAYATHPVFSGNAAKNIAESVIDEVIVTDTIPLKPEIAALEKVSQLSMSTVMAEAIRRVSNEESISAMFKH from the coding sequence GTGCCTGACATTAAACTTTTTGCCGGTAACGCCACACCTGGTCTAGCTAAGAAGATAGCCGATCGTCTATTTTGTAAACTTGGAGACGCAGATGTAGGCGTATTCAGTGACGGTGAAATCAGTGTCCAGATCAACGAAAATGTACGTGGTGCGGATGTATTCATCATTCAATCTACGTGTGCACCAACTAACGATAATTTAATGGAACTTATCGTTATGGTAGATGCATTACGTCGTGCTTCTGCTGGACGTATTACTGCCGTGATCCCTTACTTCGGTTACGCCCGTCAAGATCGCCGCGTGCGTAGTGCTCGCGTACCGATCACAGCCAAAGTAGTTGCTGATTTCCTATCAAGTGTTGGCGTAGACCGCGTATTGACTTGTGACCTGCACGCTGAGCAAATTCAAGGTTTCTTCGATGTTCCCGTTGATAACGTTTTCGGTAGCCCTGTGCTGCTTGAAGATATGTTAGCTAAGAACCTAGACAACCCTGTTGTTGTTTCACCCGATATCGGTGGCGTTGTACGTGCTCGTGCAATCGCGAAGTTATTAGATGATTCAGATCTTGCTATTATCGATAAGCGTCGTCCAAAAGCAAACGTCTCGCAAGTAATGCATATCATTGGTGATGTTCAAGGCCGTGACTGTATCATTGTCGATGATATGATTGATACGGGTGGTACACTCTGTAAAGCAGCTGAAGCGCTTAAAGAACATGGTGCTAACCGTGTATTTGCCTACGCAACTCACCCAGTCTTCTCAGGTAATGCGGCAAAGAATATCGCTGAATCAGTAATCGATGAAGTGATTGTGACCGATACTATTCCATTGAAGCCAGAAATTGCGGCACTTGAAAAAGTATCACAGCTATCAATGTCTACTGTTATGGCTGAAGCTATTCGTCGCGTTAGCAACGAAGAGTCAATCTCTGCGATGTTTAAGCACTAA
- the lolB gene encoding lipoprotein insertase outer membrane protein LolB, whose amino-acid sequence MNNLSYLTKYSLLATLLCLSFLSGCTTTPINLVPINVDKVSQAKAWEMKGKLAVRTQNENFSTNLYWLHTQFRDELRLTTMLGTTILSLTTEQGLTRLEVDGKVYQHNDAQQLLTNVTGWSIPVQALPLWITGQASADDLIDSFDEKNRPVILTTPLQSPSWHVEFQQWQQQSGAELPRMLQLKRADLRLKIQVSQWQALANQNVSTNKQDLGLMPDESKK is encoded by the coding sequence ATGAATAATTTGAGCTATCTCACAAAATACTCTCTCTTAGCGACACTTCTATGCCTAAGTTTTCTTTCGGGTTGTACAACAACGCCTATAAACTTAGTGCCCATAAACGTTGATAAGGTATCGCAAGCCAAAGCTTGGGAGATGAAAGGCAAACTCGCAGTCAGGACTCAGAACGAGAATTTCAGTACCAATCTCTATTGGCTACACACTCAATTTAGAGATGAGTTGAGGCTCACCACCATGTTAGGCACAACGATATTGTCGCTAACGACCGAACAAGGCCTGACACGACTAGAGGTTGATGGCAAAGTTTATCAACACAATGACGCGCAGCAGTTACTTACTAATGTGACTGGTTGGTCAATTCCCGTTCAAGCCTTACCATTATGGATCACCGGACAAGCGTCTGCAGATGACCTCATAGATTCATTTGATGAAAAGAATAGACCAGTAATTTTAACCACGCCATTACAAAGCCCGTCTTGGCACGTAGAGTTTCAACAATGGCAACAACAGAGTGGCGCAGAGTTACCTCGGATGTTACAGCTTAAAAGGGCCGATCTTCGTCTCAAGATCCAAGTCAGTCAGTGGCAAGCGTTAGCAAATCAAAATGTAAGCACAAATAAACAAGATCTTGGCTTAATGCCAGATGAGAGCAAAAAATAA
- the ychF gene encoding redox-regulated ATPase YchF, which yields MGFKCGIVGLPNVGKSTLFNALTKAGIEASNFPFCTIEPNTGIVPVPDSRLDALAAIVNPERVLPTTMEFVDIAGLVAGASKGEGLGNKFLANIRETDAIGHVVRCFEDENIVHVANKVCPTADIEVINTELALADLDSCERAIQRQAKRAKGGDQDAKFEVSVLEKMLEPLNEGFMLRSLDLSVEEKAAVAYLNFLTLKPTMYIANVAEDGFENNPHLDTVREIAAKENAVVVAVCAAIESELAEMDAEDREEFMADLGLEEPGLDRVIRAGYDLLTLQTYFTAGVKEVRAWTVAIGASAPQAAGVIHTDFERGFIRAQVMAYDDFITYKGEAGAKEAGKLRVEGKTYVVKDGDVMHFLFNV from the coding sequence ATGGGTTTTAAATGTGGCATCGTGGGCCTGCCAAACGTAGGTAAATCAACTCTTTTTAATGCGTTAACTAAGGCCGGCATCGAAGCGTCAAACTTCCCGTTTTGTACAATTGAGCCTAATACAGGGATTGTTCCTGTACCTGACAGCCGTTTAGATGCATTAGCTGCAATCGTTAATCCTGAACGTGTGCTACCAACAACAATGGAGTTTGTTGATATTGCTGGTTTGGTTGCTGGTGCCTCGAAAGGTGAAGGTTTAGGTAACAAGTTCCTCGCGAACATACGTGAAACCGATGCGATTGGCCATGTTGTTCGTTGTTTTGAAGATGAAAATATTGTCCATGTTGCTAATAAGGTTTGTCCTACTGCTGATATTGAAGTGATCAATACCGAGCTTGCACTGGCAGATCTCGACTCATGTGAGAGAGCTATTCAGCGTCAGGCAAAGCGTGCTAAAGGCGGTGATCAGGATGCTAAATTTGAGGTGTCTGTTCTTGAGAAAATGCTTGAGCCATTGAACGAAGGATTTATGCTTCGTTCATTAGACTTGTCAGTAGAAGAGAAGGCGGCCGTTGCTTACCTTAACTTCCTTACGCTCAAACCTACTATGTACATCGCAAACGTAGCTGAAGATGGTTTCGAAAATAACCCTCATTTAGACACAGTGCGTGAGATAGCAGCTAAAGAGAATGCGGTCGTTGTTGCAGTATGTGCAGCGATTGAATCTGAACTTGCCGAAATGGATGCTGAAGACCGTGAAGAGTTCATGGCTGACTTAGGTCTTGAAGAGCCAGGGCTTGATCGCGTTATCCGTGCTGGTTATGATTTGCTTACACTTCAAACTTACTTCACTGCTGGTGTAAAAGAAGTGCGTGCTTGGACTGTCGCTATTGGGGCGTCAGCGCCACAAGCTGCTGGTGTTATTCATACTGATTTTGAGCGTGGTTTCATTCGAGCTCAAGTTATGGCTTATGATGACTTCATTACCTATAAAGGCGAAGCTGGCGCTAAAGAAGCCGGTAAGCTGCGCGTAGAAGGCAAGACTTACGTCGTTAAAGACGGTGATGTGATGCATTTCCTTTTCAACGTGTAA
- the ispE gene encoding 4-(cytidine 5'-diphospho)-2-C-methyl-D-erythritol kinase — translation MKDTRLSLAWPAPAKLNLFLHINNQREDGYHELQTLFQFIEHCDYLDFKVTASSQLKLHSNISDSVADSDNLILLAAKSLQKYTHCQRGAEIWLDKRLPMGGGIGGGSSDAATTLVALNYLWDTQLSKEQLMEIGLELGADVPVFINGLSAFAEGVGEKLITVSPKEYWYLVLIPNVHVSTAEIFQDPSLTRNTPKLDLDSLMNSSWQNDCQELVVRRQPKVAKALDWLIEYAPSRMTGTGACVFGQFEQQQDALEVADKLSVDMKGFVAKGTNISPLAMRLAKG, via the coding sequence ATGAAGGACACACGCTTATCTTTAGCTTGGCCGGCGCCAGCAAAACTAAACCTATTCTTGCATATCAATAATCAACGCGAAGATGGATATCATGAATTACAGACTTTATTTCAATTTATCGAACACTGCGACTACCTAGATTTTAAAGTAACTGCATCTTCTCAGCTTAAGCTGCACTCAAATATTTCAGATTCTGTTGCTGATAGCGATAACTTAATTCTGTTAGCCGCAAAATCTTTGCAGAAATATACTCATTGCCAAAGGGGTGCCGAGATTTGGCTGGACAAGCGCCTGCCTATGGGCGGCGGAATTGGTGGTGGCTCATCGGATGCTGCAACGACATTAGTGGCATTAAATTATCTTTGGGATACGCAATTATCTAAAGAGCAACTCATGGAGATAGGACTTGAACTCGGCGCCGATGTCCCTGTTTTTATTAATGGTTTATCAGCATTCGCTGAAGGTGTAGGTGAGAAGTTAATAACTGTTTCACCTAAGGAGTATTGGTATCTTGTTCTCATCCCGAATGTGCATGTATCTACTGCCGAAATATTCCAAGATCCCTCATTGACTCGTAATACGCCAAAACTAGACCTTGACTCATTAATGAACAGTTCTTGGCAAAATGATTGCCAAGAACTGGTTGTTAGGCGTCAGCCCAAAGTTGCCAAAGCCTTAGACTGGCTGATAGAATATGCGCCGTCTAGAATGACTGGAACCGGAGCGTGCGTTTTCGGTCAATTCGAACAGCAGCAAGACGCACTAGAGGTCGCGGATAAGTTATCCGTAGATATGAAAGGCTTTGTTGCAAAAGGAACAAATATATCTCCTTTAGCTATGAGATTAGCTAAAGGCTAA
- the pth gene encoding aminoacyl-tRNA hydrolase — MSNIKLIVGLANPGEKYAQTRHNAGAWYVQELARICGATLVADSKYFGLTARVTLHSRDVRLLIPSTFMNLSGKSVGALANFFRIDTDEILVAHDELDMVPGVAKFKLGGGHGGHNGLKDIIASLGNDKGFYRLRIGIGHPGDRSQVSNYVLGKAPAAEQVLIEDVIDEAVRSTEVLFNEDMAKAMHRLHSYKAE; from the coding sequence ATGAGCAATATAAAACTAATTGTAGGTCTTGCCAATCCAGGTGAGAAATATGCGCAAACTCGTCATAATGCGGGTGCTTGGTATGTTCAAGAACTGGCTCGGATTTGTGGTGCGACGTTAGTCGCTGACAGTAAATACTTTGGCTTAACAGCTAGAGTGACTTTGCATAGCCGAGATGTTCGTTTGCTTATTCCTAGCACTTTTATGAATTTAAGTGGCAAGTCTGTCGGTGCGCTGGCTAATTTTTTTCGTATCGATACCGATGAAATATTAGTGGCCCATGATGAGCTGGATATGGTACCTGGAGTTGCTAAGTTTAAACTTGGTGGAGGTCATGGTGGACACAACGGCTTAAAAGATATTATTGCGAGTCTTGGGAATGACAAAGGTTTTTATCGACTGCGTATTGGTATTGGCCATCCCGGCGATAGAAGTCAAGTGAGTAATTATGTACTTGGCAAAGCCCCTGCTGCGGAGCAGGTGCTGATTGAAGATGTAATAGATGAAGCTGTGAGATCGACAGAAGTTTTATTTAATGAAGATATGGCGAAAGCCATGCATAGGCTGCACTCATACAAAGCAGAGTAA